The Kribbella sp. HUAS MG21 genome includes the window GGCGTACGTCGGCGCGGTCCTGTTCGTCGCGTCGGGCCTGGACGGGTCGGTCGGGGACGTGTTGCTGATCCTCGCGGCCGGTGCCCGGTTGTCGGCGTACATCGGCGCGACGGTCGGCGAGATCGGGTTCCTGCGCGGGATCTGGCTGGACGGGTCGCGACGGCTGGTGTGGCTGGAGAACTACGCGGCCGCGTTCGACAAGACCGCGGACCTGCCGGCGCCCGAGCGGCTCGTCGACGGCATCCGGCTGGAGCACGTGTCGTTCGCGTACGCCGGTGCGTCGCGGCCCGCCCTGGAGGACGTCGACCTGGTCCTGCCCGCCGGCAAGGTGGTCGCCGTCGTCGGCGAGAACGGTGCGGGCAAGTCCACCCTGGTGAAGCTGATCTGCAAGCTGTACGAGCCGACGAGTGGCCGGGTGCTGCTGGACGACAGGCCGTTGGACCGGATCCCGGCCGGGGCGTGGCGGGCGAAGATCGCGGGCGCGTTCCAGGACTTCTTCCGGTTCGAGTTCCGCGCGGCGCACAGCGTCGGACTAGGGGACCTGCCGCGGCTGGACGACGTACCCGCGGTCACCACTGCTGTCGGTCGGGCCGGGGCCGAGGACGTGCTGGAGCGGCTGGAGTCGGGGCTGGACACGCAGCTCGGGGCAACCTGGCCGGACGGGGCGGAGATCAGCTTCGGGCAGTGGCAGAAGCTCGCGCTGGCCCGCGGGTTCATGCGGGACCGGCCGCTGCTGCTGGTCCTCGACGAGCCGACCGCGGCGCTGGACGCGGAGACCGAGCACGCACTGTTCGAGCGGTACGCCGCGGCTGCGCGGGAGAGTACCGACGGGCGGATCACCGTGCTGGTCTCGCATCGCTTCTCGACGGTGCGGATGGCCGACCTGATCGTCGTACTGGACGGCTCCCGGGTCGTCGAGACCGGGACGCACGAGGACCTGATGGCCCGCAACGGCCACTACGCCGAGCTGTACCGGATCCAGGCGGCCGCCTATCACTAGCTGATCTTGAAGACCGGCACGCCGGGAGCGATGTGGCGCAGGACCTCGTCGGGGGAGTTCTTGGTGACGTCACCGCTGAAGAACGCGCCGACCTCCCACGCCCACTTCTTCAGGTACAGCCGCAACGCGGGGATCTTGTCGGCGTCGGCCAACTCCTCGGCGTGGAACGTCTCCACCGTGCTGCCGAGCTGCAGCCGGCCGGTGCCGCTGGCCCGCAGGTTCTTCACCCACTGGGTGTGGCCGCGCGGCGCGACCAGGTAGCGCTGGCCGTCGATCACCAGCAGGTTGACCGGCGTGCTGCGCCACTCGCCGGACTTGCGGCCCTGCACCGAGAGCACCCGGCTGCCCATCAGGCTCAGCCCCAGCTTCGTCAGCCGCGCGACGATCTGGTTGAAGACGCGCATGCTGCCCTCGTTGGCGGTGATCACGCGCTTGCTGTCGTAGGTCTGCTTGTACTCGGTCATGGCGGGTTCCTTCAGGCTTGGCGAGAGCGGTGCTCTCTGTTGTGATCAGTGAACACCGGATCGCCGCTCACTGTCAAGAGCACTGCTCTCGGTTCTGTGGCACACTGGCTCCATGAACGCCGGACGTACCGCCCGTGAACGTGCCCGGGCCGAGCTGACCGAGGAGATCAAGACGGCTGCCCGGCAGCAGTTGGCGACCGTCGGCGCGGAGGCGTTGTCGCTGCGGGCGATCTCGCGCGAGCTGGGCATGGTGTCCTCGGCGCTCTACCGGTACTTCGCGAGCCGCGACGAACTGCTGACCGCGCTGATCATCGACGCGTACGACGCGATGGGCGCGGCGGCGGAGGCCGCGGCCACGGGCGCCGATCCGGTCGACGAGTGGATCGCGATCTATGCCGCCGTACGGGACTGGGCGCGGGCCAATCCGCAGGAGTACGCGCTGATCTACGGATCGCCGATCAGCGGGTACAAGGCGCCGCAGACGACGGTGGAGCCGGCGATCCGGGTGCCGGTGCTGCTGCTCGGGCTGCTGCAGCGCGCGCAGGCGTCGGGGCGACTGGTGACGCCTGCCGACGCGCCGGAGCCGTCGGGGCTGCTCGCTCAGCAGACCGAGGTGCTGGTCGCGCTCGCTCCGGACGTGCCGCCCGCGGTCCTGGTGCGGATGATCATCGTGTGGACGCAGCTGTTCGGGATGATCAGCTTCGAGCTGTTCGGTCAGCTGGTCGGGTCGATGGATCCGGCGGACGAGTTCTTCGCGTCGGCTTCGCGGCAGATGGCGGCGTTCGTCGGGCTCAGCTGAAGGCCTTCGGCAGCGGTACGTCGAGGGCACGCGCGACCCGCCGTACGTAGGTCTCCCGCGGGATCGACACCGCGCCGAGCGTGGCGAGGTGGTCGGTGACCCACTGGATGTCGAAGACCCGGTCGGCGGCGTACTCGTCGTTCAGCAGCTCGATGGTGCCGGCGACGGCCGCCTTCGAGCCGTCGGTCCGGTGGTGGAACATCGACTCGCCCGCGAACAGGCCGCCGATCGCCACGCCGTACAGCCCGCCGGCCAGCTCGTCGCCGTCCCAGGCCTCGACTGAGTGCACCCAGCCGAGCCGGTGCAGTTCGGTGTACGACGCGATGACGTCGCGGTCGATCCACGCGCCCGGGCGGCGCGGGTCGGCGCACGCGCGGATCACCTGGTCGAACGCCGTGTTCACCCGGATCTCGAACTTCTGCCGCGCGCGGCGCAGCGACCGCGACGGGTGGTAGCCCGCGACCTCGATCACGCCGCGGTCGACCGGCGACCACCACAGCACCGAGCCGCGATGGTCGGGCATCGGGAACAGCCCGCGCCGGTACGCCGCCAGCACCGTCCCCGGCTCGAGGTCCGCACCACCCGCGACGACATCGCTTGCTCCGGCAACGCTGACCGGCGGGAATTCCCACGGTGACGGAGCAGGTTCGACAGGCACGGGACCATCCTGGCCCATGCTGGACCATCCCGACCTGGGGGACACCAAGGGTTTCTCCCGAGTGGCGCGCGGCCCGGGGCCACGTACCCTTGAAGCACGTCCGGGTTCTGACGCGTGCGGCCGGGCGGGAAGGAGCACCGTGGCCGGAGTAGCCAGGTTCGTCGCCAGCAGTCTCGCGCCCGCCGCCCAGCGGTTCGCACCGACGGCAGCGGGCGGTGTGTTGCGCCAGATCCTCGAGATCGCGATCGACGGGTACCAGCGGTTCCCGGGCGCCGAGCGGATCGCCGAGACCAAGCTCGAGCGCTGCGGCGGGGACGTCGCGGACGCCATCGAGGCGGTCATCGACCAGCACATCCGGCTGGCCGGGGTGCAGGGATTCGTCACGAGCATCGGCGGCCTCGTCACGCTGCCGGTCGCGCTGCCCGCCAACCTGACCGGTCTCGCGGTCGTGCAGTGCCGGATGGTGGCGGCGATCGCGCACCTGCGCGGCTACGACCTGGACGATCCCCGGGTCCGGACGGCGGTCATCACCTGCCTGCTCGGCGAGGAAGGGGTCCGGGACCGGCTGAAGAAGTCGAGCCTGGTCTCGTCGCCGCTGGCGATCGCGACCGCGCCGGTGTTCGACCCGGAGCTCGACCGGCAGGTGTCGGGCGAGGTGGTCGCGGAGCTGATCGGCCGGATCAGCGGCAAGCGGATGGCGTTGACCGTCACCCGGCGCGTGCCGCTGCTCGGCGGCGCGGTAGGCGCGGGCGTCGACGGTTGGTCGACTTACCGGATCGGCCAGTTCGCGGACGAGAGCCTGGTACGCCGCATCCGCCGTCCGATCGAGCAGTGACCGCGCGGTTCTGGGGGCCGACGCTCGACTGCCCGGATCCGCTGGAGCTCGGCGAGTTCTACCAGCGGGTGGCCGGCGGTGAGCTGACCGTGGTCACCGAGTCGTTCGTGGAGCTGCGGTTCGAAGCCTTCAGCCTCGGTTTCCAGCGCGACCTGAACTACCGGGCGCCGACGTGGCCGGATCCGCGCGTACCGCAGCAGGCCCACCTGGACTTCTCCGCCGAAGACCTGGACGCCGAGCAAGCACGAGTCGTGGCCGCGGGCGCCACGCCGACGGCGGTGCAGCCCGCGCCGGACATCTTCCGCGTGTTCCTGGATCCGGCCGGCCATCCGTTCTGCCTGACCACTTGGCGTACACCGGCCGGCCCACCCGAGTCGCGCTAGCCGTCTCAGCCGGCGAGCGCTTGGACGACTCGGCTCGGCGACGGCTTGCCGAGCTGTTCCGCCATCCAGGTGCTGGTGCTGACGAGGGCTTCCAGGTCGACGCCGGTCTCGACGCCGAGTCCGTCGAGCTGCCAGAGCAGGTCTTCGGTGGCGAGGTTGCCGGTGGCGCTCTCGGCGTACGGGCAGCCGCCCAGACCGCCGGCCGAGCTGTCGACCGTGGTGACACCCTCGCGGAGCGCGGTGAGGGTGTTGGCCAGCGCCTGTCCGTAGGTGTCGTGGAAGTGCACGGCCAGCTTGTCCACAGACACTCCGGCCTTGTCGAACGCGGTGATCAATGCGCTTATCTGGCCGGGCGTGGCGACGCCGATCGTGTCGCCGAGGGACAGCTCGTGGCACCCGAGCTCGACCAGGCGCGCGCCGACCTTCACGACCTGGTCGATCGGTACGTCGCCCTCCCACGGGTCGCCGTAACACATCGACACGTACCCGCGCACCGCCAGTCCTTCGGCGAGCGCACGCTGGATCGTCGGCGTGAACATCGCGAACTGGTCGTCGAGCGTGGAGTTCAGGTTCTTCGCCGCGAACGTCTCCGTCGCGCTGGCGAAGATCGCGATCTCCCGGACGCCGGCCGCGAGCGCCCGGTCGAGGCCGCGTTCGTTCGGCACCAGGACCGGGGCGCGGACGCCGTCCGGCAGCTCCAGCTGCTCGAGGAGTTCGGCGGCGTCGGCCAGCTGCGGGACCCACTTCGGGTGCACGAAACTCGTCGTCTCGACGGTCGTCAGCCCCGCAGCCACCAGTCGCCGGATGAACTCGGCCTTGACCGCGACGTCCACGACCGCCGACTCGTTCTGCAACCCGTCACGCGGCCCGACCTCGTAGATCGTGACCCGCCCGGGCAACCCGTCGGCCTTCACCAGCTGCGGTTTCCGCATCCTGCCGCCTCCTCGTCGAGCATGGCCCGGAGTTCTCCGTGAGAATGCTCGTGATGACAACTCTTGCTGCCATTCTGCGTGCCGCCGAGCGCGGGGTGTATCCGGCCCCGGACCTCGGGCTCACGCTGGTCCCGGCGCCGTCGGACCGCGAGTGCTGCGTGGTCTCGTTCACCGGCCACATCGTGATCGCCGCGGACGTGGATCCGGCGTGGGTCGCGGAGCGGGTACCGGACGGCGACCTGTCCGCCCCGACGAACCCGCCGTTCCTCTCCGCCCTGGAAGAGCACACCGGCCTCCGCGTCAACGCCATCGACGCGATGCTCCTCGCACCCGGCCTCACCGACCCCGCCGAACGCAGTACGGCGACCACCGGGCTGACCGAACTCCACGGCCACGACCATCCACGGGTCGAGCGCGCGTGGCGCTACCGCGACGACGTCCGGGTGTACGGCGACCCGCACGGCGGCCTGGTCCTGACCGGGCGCGGCCTCGCGGAGCGGCTGGAGTGCGCGATCGAGGTACCACCGGACACCCGTAACCAAGGCCTAGGCCGCCGTCTCGCCCGCGCGGCCCGCGCCCTGATCCCACCCGGTGCGTCGATCTGGGCCCAGGTCACGCCGGGCAACGCGGCGTCGCTGCGCGCGTTCCTCGCCGCCGGCTACCAGCCGATCGGTTCCGAGGCACTGCTGGTCAAGTAGCCGGCAGGTGAACAACCGGCGCATTGTTGCCGTCGGCCCACAATTCACACCTGTGGACAACCCTGGGGAAACTCAGCCGCGGTGATACCTCGGCGCGCGTCCGGCGTAGAACGTCCGGCGGTAGATCCCGCGGATGATCTCGGCCTCGTACCCGTCCAGCTCCGGCATCCCGAGCCCCCGCGCGACCTCCAGCTCGGCCTCGGCGTCGTACGGCACCCGGACGAACTGGATCGAGAACGGCGCCGGCTCCGGTGATCCGACGAGGCCTTCGAGGATCACGTACCCCGGCGTCGGATCCCCGAGGCTGTTGCCGACCGATCCCGTGTTGAACAGCACCTGCCCGCGGTCTTCCTCGTAGTACGGGTCGTGGATGTCGGCGTACCCGACGATCGCCGGCACCGGCCCGTCACCGGTGGCCGGCGTGTTCTCGAAGAAGCTCCGGTACTGCGCTTCGTCGTGGTCGAACTGGATCCGGTGATGGACACTCCGCGCCGACGCATGGAACAACCGCACCTGCCGGCCGCTCAGCAGGAAGTCGTGGCAGAACGGCAGGCCTCGCAACCACGCCCACTGGTCCTCGCGCAGCTCGTTCTTCCACCACCGGAGCCCTTCGCTGTCCTCGGTCCGGGCGGGATCGGGCAGGAAGTCGTCCCAGTTCCCGAGGATGTTCACCTCACAGACCTCCCGGCACCGATCCACCACCGCCTGCCCGCGCGGCCCCTTCCCCACGTAGTCGCCGAGATTGAAGATCCGCGAGATCCCGCGCCTACCGATGTCCTCGAGCACCGCCTCCAACGCCGTCAGGTTGCCGTGCACATCAGAGATCAGCGCGATCCGCTCCATGACCTCATGCTTTCATCTCACCAGTTGCCGGACGGGCCGGCGGGTTCGGGGATGCGCTCCTGGGCGGCGGCGTTCGGGGTCGTCTGCGGTCGGCTTCTGGAGGCGCGGGATGCTGAGCGGCCGGCCATCGGGCCGGCGGCGGAGGGCGGGGTGATGGAGCCGCCGCCGGATTCACCGGCCGAGTGCGAGGCCGCGCCGGCGATGCCGCCCGCCGTCTTCCGGGCGGCGGCGAGGCCGACGCCGGCCGGCCCGGCGATCTTCGCCCCGACCGCACCGATCGCGCCGGTGGCGCCGGCGCCACCGGTCGCGCCGGCACCGCCGCCGGCGGAGCCTCCGGTACTGCTGACCGAACTGCTGCCCCGGCCCGCGCCGGAGCTGCCGACGTTGACCGCGCCGGTCGCAAGACCGCCCGGGTCGGCGACCGAACTGCCCATGCCGGAGGCGCCGCCGGCCACAGCCGCGGTGACCGGAACCATGAACCGCAGCAGCGCCGGCAACGCGAAGATCGCGAGCAGGAGCATCATCATCCCGGTCATCGCGCTCACCACCGCGTCACCGCCGCCCAGGGTGCCGTCCTTCGTGGCCCGCAGCGCCGCCGCGTAGACGAGCGCGGCCGCCGGCTTGTAGGCGATGAACGCCAGCGACCAGCCGCAGAACTTCCGGAACCAGGCGCGGCCCATCTCGGTGTTGGTCGCGGCGGCGGCCAGCGGGAACGCCCCGGCCAGCAGGACCAGCAGCGCCGAGCGCACGAGCATCAGGACCATCTGGATCAGCCCGGCGACGATCACCGCGCCGTTGATCGAGATCGCCAGCAACGCCGGCAGGGACGCCGCGACGAGCTCCTCCGTCGTACCGCCTCCGAACGCCGACGCCACGGAGATCTCCTGGGCCGCCGAATTCACGATGCGGACCGAGAAGTCGTCCGCCCACGCGGTCAGCAGGTGCAGTGTCGCGGTCCCGGCTCCGGCGACGACCACGAAGGTCAGGATCGCCTTGAGCAGCTCCTGCAGCGGCTTCGCGCGCTGCTCCCACGCGATCCGCATACCCGCGATCAGGATGGCTACCGTGAACACCGCCGCCGTGACACCCAGCAGGCTGTGCTGCAGGAAGTCGACTGTGGCGCTGTTGGTAAACGTGTCGCCGTTCTGCTGGGCCAGCGTCGGCGTGACCTTGGGCCGGAGCCAGAACGTCGCCGAGTCCAGGGTTTGCAGTGCGGCCCTGGTCGACTCCTCCCGCAACTGGTCGATCGCACTGGTCGCCATCGACTGCAAGCCGTCCTTGATGTGGCACCCGACTTCCATCTTTCCGCACATCAGACACCACTCCAGGCAACGAAGTCGGACAGGTCACGGTGCTGGGCGAAGGGCGCGCCGACCGGTTCGCCGACGGCCGGTGGCTGTAGTCGCCAGTCGCCGTCGTGCCAGACGAGCGTGAGCGTGAGACTCATGTACGCCGACTCGACCGGCGCGGCCAGCAGCAGGCTGACGCGGTCCGGGCCGGCGTCGATGACGCGGTACCCGGCGAGCTGAGGCACGGAGTACCCGCTGGACGCTGGATCGGCCTGGAGCTCTCGGATCAGCGCGTCGGTCGCGCGGCCCGGGACCATCAGCCGGCGCGCGGTCTCGACGACGCGGCCTTGGTCGGCCATCGCGGCGTACGCACTGTAGGCGGCGTACACCGCGCCGGTCGGCGAGTGCGCGAAGCACCGGCGGAAGCCGTCGGCGTCGGACACGACCGGACCGTAGGTCGCCGACCGAGGTACGACGATCCGCCTGCTCACCTCCCACCCGTCCACCGACGGCGCCCGCTCCGGCACCGCCTGCTCCCCGGCATCCAGACGGCATCGGGCCGAGCCCGACCCACGACCGGCACTTGATCCGACGCTCGGCACAGACTCGGGCCGCCCACCCGGCTCAGCTTGCCCACCCGGCTCGGCTCGCCCACCCGGCTCGGCTTGACCACCCGGCTCGGCATGACCGCCCGGCTCTGGGAGCCCGCCCGGCTCGATGGTCGCAGCGGCTCGTTGCGGGCTGTCGCCCGGCGCCGCCACCACCTCGGCGGGCGTCCGCCCGCTGATCAGCAACACGCCGCCGCACACCACCACCGCGCCGATCACGATGCAGGCCGCGACGAACCCGGGCCCGAACGGTGACTGCTGCTCGCCGCTGTCGCTCATCTGACTCCCCGATCCGCCGGTTGAGAACCTCACGGGTCAAGCCTGGCAAAAATCGCAGATCCGCCGCGGAAGTTATCCACAGGCCCCGCACCGTCCTAGACCGGATGCGGTCGTTACGCTCGGAGGGCTTGCGGTTGTGGGTCGATGTGTAGCCGAAAGGTCACCCCGTGTAGCGAAGTGACCTAGTCAGCTAATAGAGTCCGCGCATGACCATCGCGCCTTCGCTTTGCTCGCCCCTAGCGCTCGCCGATGCAGAACCCACTCGCGCCGCGGAACCCTGGGAAAGCGACGTGCTCACGGCCTACGGCCTGCTGCGGGAAGCAGCAGCCGAACTGGATCACCTGATGCGCCATTCCCTGAAGCGCAGTGGACTGCAAATGGCAATGTTCGAACTGCTGCTGCGGCTGGCCCGCAGCAGCGGGGAGAAGCAGCGTCTCACCTCACTCGCCCGGGAGCTGACCGTCACCACCGGCGGCATCACCCGACTGGTCGACCGTGCCGAGAACCTCGGCCTGGTCCGCCGCGAGCCCTGTCCCGACGACGCCCGCGGCTCGTTCGCCGTCCTGACCGAGGAGGGGAAGCGGCGGCTGCGCGACGCACTGCCGGACCACCTGCTCGAGATCGACAGCCTCTGGATGTCCCAGCTGGCGGACGAGCGGGACGTCGTCCTCGGCAAGCTCCGCCGGGTCCGGGACAACGCCCGCCGCTGGCCGAACGGCCGCCCGGGCCTCGGGCCGATCACGCCCGACCGGATCTGAACAGCACCACCGGAAAGCAGCAGCACCCGAAACAACTGAACGAAGCATTACCCGCGACTAACGGATGGGGCGCCCGACTGGTGTCGGGCGCCCCCTCGCGCAATGGTTGAGAAGTGAAGCAACAAGCCGACAGCTCCGCGGCAGAGCATCCCGGACAACCAGCGAAGTCCGGTATCCGGTGGCGCGGTGCCCTCGGCGGTGTCCTCGCCGCCGCGGCCGGCCTCGCGGTCGGCAGTGCGAGCGCCGGAATCCTCGGCACGCCGCAGACGCCCGTGGTGGCGATCGGGTCGGCGTTCATCGACCGGGTCCCGCCATGGCTGAAGGATCTCGCGATCGCCTGGTTCGGCATCCACGACAAGACCGCGCTCCGCGTCGGCATCCTGATCGTGGTCGCTGCGCTCGCCGCGGCCGGCGGCATTCTCGCCGTACGGCGGTACTGGGCCGGCGCCCTGGTCACGATCGCGCTCTGCGGCGTGGCGGTCGCCGCGGCGTTCACTCGCGCCGACTCCGGGCAGACCGGCTTCCTCCCGTCGGCGCTGGCAGGGATCACCGCGCTGATCGTGCTGCGCCTGTTCAGCCGCCGCCTCGAGCCGCTGGTCGATTTCGCGGACGACAACGTCAGCCGGCGCGGGTTCCTGCAGCTCTCGGCGGGTGTCGCGCTCGGCTCGGCGGCCGTCGCCGTACTCGGCAAGGTGGTCGGCGGCGACCGGGCCGCGGTCGCGGAGGCCCGCGCGCGCCTCCGGCTGCCGCAGCCGCCGACCCTGCAGCCGCCGCCCGGTGTTCAGGCGGAGGGCGCCGTACCGTGGGTCACCGCCAACGAGGACTTCTACCGGATCGACACCGCGCTGTCCGTCCCGCAGATCGTGCCGGCCGACTGGAAGCTGCGCGTCCACGGCATGGTCGAGCGGGAACTCGAGCTGACCTTCGACGACCTGCTGAAACGCCAGGTCGTCCACAAGTGGGTCACGCTCACCTGCGTGAGCAACGAGGTCGGCGGCGACCTGGTCGGGAACGCGTTGTGGTCCGGCGTCCTGTTGAAGGACCTGCTGGGCGAGGCGGGTCCGGCGCGCGACGCGGACGCGATCAAGTCGACCTCGAAGGACGGCTTCACCGCCGGTACGCCGCTGCCGACGCTGCTCGACGACCGCCAGGCGATGCTCGCGTTCACGATGAACGGGGAGCCGCTGCCGGTGGAGCACGGGTTCCCGGTGCGGATCGTCGTACCGGGCCTGTACGGCTACGTGTCGGCGACGAAGTGGCTGGTGGACATCGAGGTGACACGGTTCGACCGGTTCGAGGCGTACTGGACGCCGCGCGGCTGGTCCGCGCTCGGCCCGATCAAGCTGTCGTCGCGGATCGACACCCCGCTGGGCAAGAAGGTCGAGCCGGGACCGGTGACCGTGGCCGGCGTGGCCTGGGACCAGCACGTCGGGGTGTCGAAGGTCGAGGTCCGCGTCGACGGAGGCCCGTGGCAGCAAGCGACGCTGGCCGCGGACCCGTCGATCGACACCTGGCGGCAGTGGCACTGGACGTGGGACGCGCCGGGCGGCACGCATCTGCTGCAGGTGCGGGCGTTCGACGCGAAGGGCAATCCACAGATCGAGGCGTCGGCACCACCGGCTCCCAACGGCGCCACCGGGCTGCACACGATCAGCGTGAAGGTCGGCTGACCGCTTCCAGCACCATCGGCAGGAACGTGTGCTCGAGCGACCCGGCCGGAACCTTCCGCGGCTCGAGCAGACTCTGCGACCGCGCTCCCTCGTGCAGCGCCATCACCATCCGGACGAACTGCTCCGCCGGCACCGTCAGCTCCAAGCCGCCGGTCTCGGCGATCTGCTCGACCAGCTTGGTCAAACTCTCGCGGAACATCGCCCGCTGCCGGTTCAGCGCCTCCGCGGCCTCCGGATCGCGCAGCGCGTGCAGCGTGAACTCGGTGGAGATCAGATGCCACTGCCGCTGGTCCGGCGCGGTCTCGTCGAGCAGCCCCAGTACGGCGTCCAGCAGCGAGCCGGGCTGACTCGCGAGCTCGGGCAGCAGCGCCTCGATCTGCTCGAGGAGCCGGTCGGTCGTGGCCTGGAACAGCGCGAGGACCAGCTCGTCCTTGGACGCGAAGTTCGAGTAGAAGGCGCCGCGGGTGAACCCGGCGCGCTCACAGATGTCCTCCACGGACGCACCGTGGAACCCGCGCTCGGCGAACACCTCCAGAGCCCCCGCGAGAAGGCGGGCCCGGGTGTTGGAGCGGCGGCGCTTGGGCGGTTCCATACGGATAGGATACAGTTCTGTATTGAATACACAACCGTATTGAACGGGGATGCGAGATGGAGCTCGAGGCCGCGGGGATCAGCGTGCGTGGTCCGCACGCACCGATGCTGCATGCGACGTCGGTGGCGGTCGCGGATCATCAGCTGGTGCTGCTGACCGGCTACCCGGGTCCAGGGCACGTTGCGGCGTCGCTGGCGCTGTCCGGGCGGCTCAAGCCCGACACCGGGACGGTCCGCCTCGACAGCAAGGCCGACCTGGCCCTGCTCCGGCGACGGGTCGCCGTGGTCGACACCCCTGGCATCACCGAGCCGGACGACGCCCTGCCGGTGCAGACGGTTGTCGGCGAGGAGCTGGCGATCGCAGGGCGCAAGGCGGGACGCAGGGCCGTGCTGGAGTGGCTGAACGAGCACGACGCGGCCGAGCACGCGGACAAGCGGTTCGAGCACCTGCCGGTCGCCGTACGGACCCGGCTACTCACGGAGCTCACAGTGGCGCGTCCCGACGTACAGGTGGTCGTACTGACGATGCCGGATCGTCATGGGGGCGATCCGCACGTTTGGTACGAGCTGGGGCGCCAACTGGCCGCGGACGGGTACGGCGTGATCGTCACATGTGCTGACGCTTCTGCGCGGCTGCTGGACGTCAAGGCCGCTCGAATGGGCGAGACCAACCAGCCGGACCCCGTCCAGGTCGTCCCGGTGGCTCCTGTCGAACCGGTGACCCCGATCGAGGAAGAAGTGGAGGCAGAGGCGTGACCGCGCTGCGGATGGCCCTGAGTGAGTTGCGACGTCTGACGGCCGGGCGGCTGCCCAAGCTGGCGGTGGTCGCGCTACTGCTGGTGCCGGTGCTGTACGGCGGCCTGTACCTCTACGCGAACCACGACCCGTACGGACGCCTCGACAAGATCCCCACCGCCGTAGTCGTGGAGGACACCGGTACGACGCTCTCGACCGGCGAGAAGCTCAACGTCGGACCGCAGGTCGCGGACGAACTGGTGACGTCGAAGAGCTTCGACTGGCACCAGGTGAGCCGTGCGGACGCGACAGCAGGCGTGTCGGACGGGACGTACGAATTCGCCCTGGTGCTGCCGAAGACGTTCTCGTCCGACCTGGCGTCGAGTGCGGACTTCAAGCCGCGGCAGGCGCAGCTGGAACTGCTGACGAACGACGCCAACAACTACATCGCCCACACGATCGCCAACCAGGTGGTCGCGCAGGTGACGAAGACCGTCGCGTCGCAGGTGAGCGAGACGGCCGCGTCGCAGCTGCTGGCCGGCTACAACACCATCCACAAGCAGGTCAGCACTGCGGCCGCCGGTGCCGCCCAGCTGCAGAACGGGCTGACGTCGGCAGCTACTGGGGTGATGAAGCTGCAGTCCGGTGCGACGCAACTGAACACCGCCCAGAAGCAGCTGTCGGCCGGCGCGAACCAGCTGGCCGCCGGTACTGCGCAAGCGTCGCAAGGCGCAGCGTCGTTGGCCAACGGCGCCAAGCAGCTCGACAACGGCCTGGGCACGCTGAAGGACAAGACCGCGACACTGCCGAAGCAGACGAAGCAGCTGGCGGCCGGCGCGGACCAGGTTGCTGACGGCAACGAGAAGGTCGCCGCCACCGGACAGCAGGTCGCGACTGCGTCCAGCGCACTGGTGCGGGACCTCAAGGCCTTCGACACGCAACTGGCGGCACGGTTGAAGCAGCAGGGCCTCAGCCAGCACCAGATCCGGGTCATCATGCAGGAGACCGCCAAGCTGCGCGCGCCCGTCGTCCAGGCGAACACCAAG containing:
- a CDS encoding ABC transporter ATP-binding protein, translated to MTRSDDLPRAIPAMWRLCKLGYQHEPWLLVAAFAMTLLAAVPDALLALWLKLLADGVLDGDRRAALLAAGGLAVSVTATWFLRTLSTRISRRFRDRVTIMLEAHVAQLQASVATIEHHERRDYLDRLSVLRKQVFVLDHMYMSLFSTCGWILRLAVTVALLMSIHPALVLLLVFALPTVVSSSWRPGVEREVEERYAAHSRLAEHLFKTATTPAPGKEIRVVGIGPELVTGRRREWEQWYGPIASARWASAAWHGVAWAVFGAAYVGAVLFVASGLDGSVGDVLLILAAGARLSAYIGATVGEIGFLRGIWLDGSRRLVWLENYAAAFDKTADLPAPERLVDGIRLEHVSFAYAGASRPALEDVDLVLPAGKVVAVVGENGAGKSTLVKLICKLYEPTSGRVLLDDRPLDRIPAGAWRAKIAGAFQDFFRFEFRAAHSVGLGDLPRLDDVPAVTTAVGRAGAEDVLERLESGLDTQLGATWPDGAEISFGQWQKLALARGFMRDRPLLLVLDEPTAALDAETEHALFERYAAAARESTDGRITVLVSHRFSTVRMADLIVVLDGSRVVETGTHEDLMARNGHYAELYRIQAAAYH
- the aat gene encoding leucyl/phenylalanyl-tRNA--protein transferase, giving the protein MPVEPAPSPWEFPPVSVAGASDVVAGGADLEPGTVLAAYRRGLFPMPDHRGSVLWWSPVDRGVIEVAGYHPSRSLRRARQKFEIRVNTAFDQVIRACADPRRPGAWIDRDVIASYTELHRLGWVHSVEAWDGDELAGGLYGVAIGGLFAGESMFHHRTDGSKAAVAGTIELLNDEYAADRVFDIQWVTDHLATLGAVSIPRETYVRRVARALDVPLPKAFS
- a CDS encoding hydroxymethylglutaryl-CoA lyase — its product is MRKPQLVKADGLPGRVTIYEVGPRDGLQNESAVVDVAVKAEFIRRLVAAGLTTVETTSFVHPKWVPQLADAAELLEQLELPDGVRAPVLVPNERGLDRALAAGVREIAIFASATETFAAKNLNSTLDDQFAMFTPTIQRALAEGLAVRGYVSMCYGDPWEGDVPIDQVVKVGARLVELGCHELSLGDTIGVATPGQISALITAFDKAGVSVDKLAVHFHDTYGQALANTLTALREGVTTVDSSAGGLGGCPYAESATGNLATEDLLWQLDGLGVETGVDLEALVSTSTWMAEQLGKPSPSRVVQALAG
- a CDS encoding EcsC family protein is translated as MAGVARFVASSLAPAAQRFAPTAAGGVLRQILEIAIDGYQRFPGAERIAETKLERCGGDVADAIEAVIDQHIRLAGVQGFVTSIGGLVTLPVALPANLTGLAVVQCRMVAAIAHLRGYDLDDPRVRTAVITCLLGEEGVRDRLKKSSLVSSPLAIATAPVFDPELDRQVSGEVVAELIGRISGKRMALTVTRRVPLLGGAVGAGVDGWSTYRIGQFADESLVRRIRRPIEQ
- a CDS encoding TetR/AcrR family transcriptional regulator; the encoded protein is MNAGRTARERARAELTEEIKTAARQQLATVGAEALSLRAISRELGMVSSALYRYFASRDELLTALIIDAYDAMGAAAEAAATGADPVDEWIAIYAAVRDWARANPQEYALIYGSPISGYKAPQTTVEPAIRVPVLLLGLLQRAQASGRLVTPADAPEPSGLLAQQTEVLVALAPDVPPAVLVRMIIVWTQLFGMISFELFGQLVGSMDPADEFFASASRQMAAFVGLS
- a CDS encoding VOC family protein, with the translated sequence MTARFWGPTLDCPDPLELGEFYQRVAGGELTVVTESFVELRFEAFSLGFQRDLNYRAPTWPDPRVPQQAHLDFSAEDLDAEQARVVAAGATPTAVQPAPDIFRVFLDPAGHPFCLTTWRTPAGPPESR
- a CDS encoding nitroreductase family deazaflavin-dependent oxidoreductase — protein: MTEYKQTYDSKRVITANEGSMRVFNQIVARLTKLGLSLMGSRVLSVQGRKSGEWRSTPVNLLVIDGQRYLVAPRGHTQWVKNLRASGTGRLQLGSTVETFHAEELADADKIPALRLYLKKWAWEVGAFFSGDVTKNSPDEVLRHIAPGVPVFKIS